In a single window of the Rhodoferax saidenbachensis genome:
- a CDS encoding Gfo/Idh/MocA family protein: MSDNTVFKLLGRRLRLAVIGGGPGSFIGAMHRQAARLDDRYELVAAALSSDPERSRAAGQGIGVAQDRCYPSGQALIDAEAQRPDGAEVVAIMTPNDSHYSFAMQALERGLDVICDKPMTNTLQEAEALHARVQATGLVFCLTHNYTGYPMVRQAKAMVMDGQLGEIRLVQVEYVQGGRAKAGPGRRAWKEDPARGGPSLVMGDIGTHAHNLLRFITGLEVAQVAAEVGSIVPDRVTHDYAGAMLRMSNGARGSFWVTQAAAGVENGLRIRVSGSLGSIEWHQEHPQVLQFKPLDAPAQVRTPNGPGTLPLAARASRIVAGHPEGFHEAFANLYTDAADAIAARRACQTADPLSLYFPNATDGLQGIRFVAAAVASSQQQGAWTAL; this comes from the coding sequence ATGTCTGACAACACGGTCTTCAAGCTCCTGGGACGCCGCCTGCGCCTGGCAGTTATCGGGGGCGGACCGGGCTCATTCATTGGTGCCATGCACCGCCAGGCTGCGCGGCTTGATGACCGTTATGAGTTGGTAGCTGCGGCACTGTCGTCAGACCCCGAGCGCTCCCGTGCAGCAGGTCAGGGTATCGGCGTAGCGCAAGACCGTTGTTACCCCAGCGGCCAGGCCTTGATTGACGCGGAGGCACAGCGCCCCGATGGCGCCGAGGTCGTGGCCATCATGACGCCCAATGACAGCCACTACAGTTTTGCCATGCAGGCGCTGGAGCGTGGTTTGGATGTCATCTGCGACAAACCCATGACCAACACGCTGCAGGAAGCCGAGGCCTTGCATGCGCGCGTGCAGGCTACCGGGCTGGTGTTTTGCCTGACCCATAACTACACGGGGTACCCGATGGTGCGCCAGGCCAAAGCCATGGTGATGGACGGCCAGCTCGGCGAGATTCGCTTGGTGCAGGTGGAATATGTGCAGGGTGGCCGTGCCAAGGCCGGCCCGGGCCGGCGTGCCTGGAAGGAAGACCCCGCGCGCGGCGGCCCGTCGCTGGTGATGGGTGACATCGGTACCCATGCGCACAACCTGCTGCGTTTCATCACCGGGCTGGAAGTAGCGCAGGTGGCGGCGGAAGTCGGCAGCATCGTGCCCGACCGCGTGACACACGACTACGCCGGAGCCATGCTGCGTATGAGCAACGGCGCACGCGGCAGCTTTTGGGTCACGCAGGCGGCCGCCGGTGTGGAAAACGGTCTGCGCATCCGCGTGAGTGGATCGCTGGGCAGCATTGAATGGCACCAGGAGCATCCGCAGGTGCTGCAGTTCAAACCGCTGGATGCGCCCGCCCAGGTGCGTACGCCCAATGGACCCGGCACGTTGCCGCTGGCGGCGCGCGCCTCGCGCATTGTGGCTGGCCACCCCGAAGGTTTTCATGAGGCGTTTGCGAACCTCTACACCGATGCGGCCGATGCGATTGCCGCGCGTCGTGCATGCCAGACCGCAGACCCTTTGTCCCTGTATTTCCCCAACGCCACTGACGGCCTGCAAGGCATACGCTTTGTGGCTGCTGCGGTGGCTTCCAGCCAACAACAGGGCGCGTGGACCGCGCTCTAA
- a CDS encoding dihydrodipicolinate synthase family protein has translation MTAATTARYKGVFPVVPTTFTESGALDLESQKRCVDFMIDAGSTGLCILANFSEQFVLADAERELLTKTILEHVKGRVPVIVTTTHFSTQITIARSVQAQQLGAAMVMVMPPYHGATIRVSEGQIYDYFARLSDAINIPIMIQDAPVSGTPLSVPFLARMAHEIKQVSYFKIETAGAASKLRELIRVGGAAIEGPWDGEEAITLLPDLDAGATGAMTGGAYPDGIRKIVDAYVAGRRDEAVAEYTRWLPLINYENRQGGILTAKALMKEGGVIASEAGRHPFPAMHPDTRAGLLETARRLDPMVLRWGK, from the coding sequence ATGACTGCTGCAACCACTGCGCGCTACAAGGGTGTTTTCCCGGTAGTGCCCACCACCTTCACCGAATCTGGCGCGCTCGATCTGGAAAGCCAGAAACGTTGTGTCGATTTCATGATCGATGCGGGCTCTACCGGCCTGTGCATCCTGGCCAATTTCTCGGAGCAGTTTGTGCTGGCGGACGCCGAGCGCGAGTTACTCACCAAAACCATCCTGGAGCACGTCAAGGGCCGCGTACCGGTCATCGTGACCACCACGCACTTCAGTACCCAGATCACCATCGCACGCAGTGTGCAGGCACAGCAGCTCGGTGCAGCTATGGTGATGGTGATGCCGCCCTACCACGGCGCCACAATCCGTGTATCCGAAGGGCAGATCTACGACTACTTCGCGCGCCTGTCGGATGCCATCAACATTCCCATCATGATCCAGGACGCGCCGGTCAGCGGTACGCCGCTGTCGGTGCCATTTTTGGCACGCATGGCCCACGAAATCAAGCAGGTGTCTTATTTCAAGATCGAGACGGCGGGCGCGGCCTCCAAGCTGCGCGAACTGATCCGCGTGGGTGGTGCTGCGATTGAAGGGCCCTGGGATGGTGAAGAGGCCATTACCTTGTTGCCTGACCTGGACGCCGGTGCCACGGGCGCGATGACCGGCGGCGCCTATCCGGATGGCATCCGCAAAATCGTCGACGCCTATGTTGCTGGCCGCCGCGACGAGGCGGTGGCCGAATACACGCGCTGGCTGCCGCTGATCAATTATGAGAACCGCCAAGGCGGTATCCTGACCGCCAAGGCGCTGATGAAGGAAGGTGGCGTGATTGCCAGTGAAGCAGGTCGCCACCCCTTCCCCGCCATGCACCCCGACACCCGGGCCGGTTTGCTGGAAACCGCCCGCCGGCTGGACCCTATGGTCCTGCGTTGGGGCAAGTAA
- the mmsB gene encoding multiple monosaccharide ABC transporter permease, whose protein sequence is METPNAVATAKTNVGTAFLKNNLREYGLLISLVVIMVFFQVMTEGTLFQPLNLTNLILQNSYIIVMALGMLLVIVAGHIDLSVGSVCGFIGAVAAVLMVTYEVHFVWATLICLVLGGVIGAAQGYWVAFHKIPSFIVTLAGMLVFKGLALAVLHGASVGPFPAEFQLLSTGFIPEPFADDEAFHVTSLLAGLAMALILLVSKVRVRAGQVKHGMDSEPFIFFLLKNLVFVAMITAFSYLLASYKGLPNVLIVMLLLMLVYDFVTSKTTVGRRIYALGGNEKAARLSGIKTERLTFYTFINMGVLSALAGLIFAARLNTATPKAGLGFELDVIAACFIGGASASGGVGKVLGAVIGAFIMGVMNNGMSIMGIGIDWQQVIKGLVLLAAVCVDVYNKKK, encoded by the coding sequence ATGGAAACCCCCAACGCAGTAGCGACTGCTAAAACCAATGTTGGCACCGCCTTCCTGAAAAACAATTTGCGCGAATACGGCTTGCTGATCTCGCTGGTCGTGATCATGGTGTTCTTTCAGGTCATGACCGAGGGAACGCTGTTCCAGCCGCTAAACCTGACCAACCTGATTCTGCAAAACAGTTACATCATCGTGATGGCGCTGGGCATGCTGCTGGTGATCGTCGCAGGGCACATCGATTTGTCCGTGGGATCTGTCTGCGGTTTCATTGGCGCCGTGGCTGCCGTACTGATGGTTACCTACGAAGTGCATTTTGTCTGGGCTACGCTGATCTGTCTGGTGCTCGGTGGCGTGATTGGGGCAGCCCAAGGCTATTGGGTGGCGTTTCACAAGATACCGTCCTTTATTGTCACGCTAGCCGGCATGCTGGTCTTTAAAGGCTTGGCGCTGGCGGTTTTGCATGGCGCATCCGTAGGCCCGTTTCCCGCAGAGTTCCAGTTGCTCAGTACGGGCTTCATTCCTGAACCCTTTGCGGACGATGAGGCTTTTCATGTGACGTCTTTGCTCGCAGGGTTGGCGATGGCTCTGATCCTGCTGGTGAGCAAGGTGCGCGTGCGCGCCGGGCAAGTCAAACACGGCATGGACAGCGAGCCCTTTATCTTCTTCCTGCTGAAGAACCTGGTGTTCGTAGCCATGATCACGGCCTTCAGCTACCTGCTGGCTTCGTACAAGGGTCTGCCCAATGTGCTCATCGTCATGCTACTGCTGATGCTGGTGTACGACTTTGTCACGTCCAAGACCACCGTGGGGCGCCGCATCTACGCACTGGGCGGCAATGAAAAGGCCGCGCGCCTCTCAGGTATCAAGACCGAACGCCTGACCTTCTACACCTTCATCAACATGGGGGTGTTGTCGGCATTGGCCGGGCTGATTTTCGCGGCACGCCTGAACACGGCCACACCCAAGGCGGGGCTGGGTTTTGAGCTGGATGTGATTGCCGCTTGCTTTATCGGCGGGGCCTCGGCCTCGGGTGGTGTAGGCAAGGTGCTGGGCGCGGTGATTGGTGCTTTCATCATGGGTGTGATGAACAACGGCATGTCCATCATGGGCATTGGCATTGACTGGCAACAGGTCATCAAGGGCCTGGTGCTACTGGCGGCTGTGTGCGTCGATGTTTACAACAAGAAGAAATAA
- the mmsA gene encoding multiple monosaccharide ABC transporter ATP-binding protein: MADSILEMRGIKKSFHGVKALSDVNLTVRTGEIHAIVGENGAGKSTLMKVLSGVYPHGEFEGDIQFQGEACRFRGIADSEKKGIIIIHQELALVPLLSIAENIFLGNEPARYGVIDWTLAHVKTQALLKKVGLQESPSTLITNLGVGKQQLIEIAKALSKEVKLLILDEPTASLNETDSDALLELLLELKAQGIACILISHKLNEISKVADSITVLRDGATVATLDCRVGKISEDTVIRHMVGREMADRYPKRTPAIGDTVFEVKNWQVQHDVHPERQVIKGIDLHIRRGEILGIAGLMGAGRTELAMSIFGKTYGKGIRGEVRLHGKTVDTSTVQKAIDCGIAYVTEDRKGYGLVLEETIAWNTTLANLNAVSSNNVIDEGREFKVAEDYRRKLNIRSPDVFARTVNLSGGNQQKVVLSKWLFSNPEVLILDEPTRGIDVGAKYEIYTIIAQLAAEGKCVLMISSEMPELLGMCDRICVLNEGTFVAEFTAAEATQEKIMRSIVTSGVN; encoded by the coding sequence ATGGCGGACTCCATTCTGGAAATGCGAGGGATCAAAAAATCCTTCCACGGTGTCAAGGCACTGAGTGATGTGAACCTGACGGTGCGTACCGGAGAAATCCACGCCATCGTGGGTGAAAACGGGGCCGGGAAATCCACCCTGATGAAGGTGCTGAGCGGGGTCTACCCGCACGGTGAGTTTGAGGGTGATATCCAGTTCCAGGGCGAGGCGTGCCGTTTTAGGGGCATTGCCGACAGTGAGAAAAAGGGCATCATCATCATCCACCAGGAGTTGGCCCTCGTGCCGCTGCTGTCCATTGCAGAGAACATTTTTCTGGGTAATGAGCCTGCGCGTTATGGTGTGATTGACTGGACGCTTGCCCATGTCAAAACCCAGGCACTGCTCAAGAAGGTGGGGCTGCAGGAGTCGCCCAGCACGCTGATCACCAACCTGGGTGTGGGCAAGCAGCAGTTGATTGAAATTGCCAAGGCCCTGTCCAAGGAGGTGAAGCTGCTGATCCTGGACGAGCCTACCGCCAGCCTGAACGAAACCGACAGCGACGCGCTGCTGGAGTTGCTGCTAGAACTCAAGGCCCAAGGCATTGCCTGCATCCTGATTTCGCACAAGCTCAACGAAATCTCCAAGGTGGCCGACTCCATCACCGTGCTGCGTGATGGTGCCACTGTGGCGACCCTGGATTGCCGTGTTGGCAAGATCAGCGAAGACACGGTGATCCGCCACATGGTGGGTCGCGAGATGGCCGACCGCTACCCCAAGCGGACACCGGCTATTGGCGACACTGTGTTTGAAGTGAAGAACTGGCAGGTTCAGCACGATGTTCACCCCGAGCGGCAGGTCATCAAGGGGATTGACTTGCATATCCGGCGTGGAGAAATCCTGGGCATTGCCGGCCTCATGGGCGCGGGGCGCACCGAACTGGCCATGAGTATTTTTGGCAAAACCTATGGCAAGGGCATACGCGGTGAAGTGCGGTTGCACGGCAAGACCGTGGATACCAGCACGGTGCAAAAGGCGATTGACTGCGGCATTGCGTATGTCACCGAAGACCGCAAAGGCTACGGTCTGGTGCTGGAAGAAACCATTGCGTGGAACACCACACTGGCCAACCTGAACGCCGTCTCCAGCAACAACGTCATTGACGAAGGGCGCGAGTTCAAGGTGGCCGAGGACTACCGGCGCAAACTCAATATCCGTAGCCCCGATGTGTTTGCGCGTACCGTCAACCTGTCGGGCGGTAACCAGCAAAAGGTGGTGCTCAGCAAGTGGCTGTTTTCGAACCCCGAAGTGCTGATCCTCGACGAGCCCACGCGCGGGATTGATGTAGGCGCCAAGTACGAGATTTACACCATCATTGCGCAACTCGCCGCCGAGGGTAAATGCGTGCTGATGATCTCAAGTGAAATGCCCGAACTGCTGGGCATGTGCGACCGGATTTGTGTGTTGAACGAGGGTACTTTTGTGGCGGAATTCACCGCTGCTGAGGCGACCCAGGAAAAAATTATGCGGTCCATCGTGACCTCTGGAGTGAACTGA
- the chvE gene encoding multiple monosaccharide ABC transporter substrate-binding protein, whose translation MGFALATPVAHAQDKGLVGVAMPTKTSMRWIDDGNNMVKALTAKGYKTDLQYADDDIPNQLAQIENMVTKGVKVLVIASIDGTTLSNVLQKAADKGIKVVAYDRLIVGSKNVDYYTTFDNFSVGVLQAQSIEKALGLKAGKGPFNIELFGGSPDDNNAFFFYDGAMSVLKPYIDKGKLVVRSKQLGMEKVGTLRWDGAVAQARMDNLLSAYYGKDKVHAVLSPYDGLSIGILSSLKGVGYGSPKQPYPYVTGQDAEVPSVKSMIRKEQGSTIFKDTRELAKVTANLVDAIISGKKPEINDTKTYNNKVKVVPSYLLKPVSVDISNYKQVLVDSGYIKEDQLK comes from the coding sequence ATGGGCTTTGCACTGGCGACGCCGGTCGCGCACGCCCAGGACAAAGGCCTCGTGGGCGTGGCAATGCCTACCAAAACATCCATGCGTTGGATTGACGATGGCAACAACATGGTCAAGGCTTTGACGGCCAAAGGCTACAAAACCGATTTGCAATATGCCGACGACGACATTCCGAATCAGTTGGCCCAAATTGAAAACATGGTCACCAAAGGCGTCAAAGTCCTGGTGATTGCCTCCATCGACGGCACCACGCTGTCCAACGTGTTGCAAAAAGCGGCTGACAAGGGCATCAAGGTTGTGGCCTATGACCGCCTGATCGTGGGCAGTAAGAATGTGGACTACTACACCACTTTCGATAACTTCTCCGTCGGTGTACTGCAGGCACAGTCGATTGAAAAAGCGCTGGGTCTCAAAGCGGGCAAGGGTCCGTTCAACATCGAGTTGTTCGGTGGATCTCCCGATGACAATAACGCCTTCTTCTTCTATGACGGTGCCATGAGCGTGCTCAAGCCCTACATCGACAAGGGCAAGCTGGTAGTTCGCAGCAAGCAGTTGGGCATGGAAAAAGTGGGCACCTTGCGCTGGGATGGCGCAGTGGCACAGGCCCGGATGGACAACCTGCTGAGCGCATATTACGGCAAGGACAAGGTGCACGCCGTATTGTCCCCGTATGACGGCTTGTCCATCGGCATCTTGTCTTCGCTCAAAGGCGTTGGTTATGGCTCCCCCAAGCAACCTTACCCGTACGTCACGGGCCAGGATGCCGAAGTGCCTTCAGTCAAGTCCATGATCCGCAAGGAACAGGGCTCTACCATCTTCAAGGACACACGTGAACTGGCCAAGGTCACAGCCAATCTGGTGGACGCCATCATCAGTGGCAAGAAGCCAGAAATCAACGACACCAAGACCTACAACAACAAGGTCAAGGTGGTTCCCTCCTACTTGCTCAAGCCGGTGAGTGTGGATATTTCCAACTACAAACAGGTCCTGGTTGACAGCGGCTACATCAAGGAAGACCAACTCAAGTAA
- a CDS encoding LysR substrate-binding domain-containing protein, protein MTSYIPWFLRARLKTRQLLLLVALAEEGNIHRAAQVLNMTQPAASKLLKDLEDALEVSLFDRLPRGMRPTWYGETMIRHARMALTSLNQAHEELEAAKNGQFGQVSVGAITAPGLALLPPTVSLVKREHPNLQIALQIETSDVLIERLNQGKLDILVARLFAQHDKTELRYEMLTDEPVCAVARPGHPLLRVNALSLKELSESGWIISPSGSVLRHRFELMFQEEGIKAPANVVETASLLFTTKMLQQSDMLSVVATDVARYYADHGLLAILPITLPCQMDAFGIITRRDRLLSPAAKVMLRALKTAAVTVYGKQLDMSTDGL, encoded by the coding sequence ATGACAAGCTACATCCCCTGGTTCCTGCGGGCGCGGCTGAAGACGCGCCAACTCCTGCTGCTGGTGGCGCTGGCCGAGGAAGGCAACATCCACCGCGCCGCCCAGGTTCTCAACATGACCCAGCCAGCCGCCTCCAAGCTGCTCAAGGATCTGGAGGATGCGCTGGAGGTTTCGCTGTTTGACCGCCTGCCACGCGGCATGCGCCCCACCTGGTACGGCGAGACCATGATCCGCCACGCACGCATGGCGCTGACCAGCCTGAACCAGGCGCACGAGGAGTTGGAAGCTGCCAAAAATGGCCAATTTGGCCAGGTCAGCGTGGGCGCCATCACGGCCCCTGGACTGGCCCTACTGCCGCCCACCGTGTCACTGGTCAAGCGCGAGCACCCCAATCTGCAGATCGCGTTGCAGATCGAGACCAGCGACGTGCTGATCGAACGCCTCAACCAGGGCAAGCTCGACATCCTCGTGGCCCGCTTGTTTGCCCAACATGACAAGACCGAACTGCGCTACGAAATGCTCACCGACGAACCAGTGTGCGCCGTGGCACGCCCCGGCCATCCACTGCTGCGCGTGAATGCACTGAGCCTCAAGGAACTGTCTGAATCCGGCTGGATCATCTCCCCCAGCGGCAGTGTCTTGCGCCACCGCTTTGAGCTGATGTTCCAGGAGGAAGGCATCAAGGCTCCGGCCAATGTGGTGGAGACCGCCTCATTGCTGTTCACCACCAAGATGCTGCAGCAAAGCGACATGCTCAGCGTGGTGGCCACGGACGTGGCGCGTTACTACGCAGACCACGGCCTGCTGGCCATCTTGCCCATTACCCTGCCCTGCCAGATGGATGCGTTTGGCATCATCACCCGGCGTGACCGCTTGTTGTCTCCCGCAGCCAAGGTGATGCTGCGCGCGCTCAAGACGGCCGCCGTCACGGTGTACGGCAAGCAGTTGGACATGTCCACAGACGGGCTTTGA
- a CDS encoding SDR family NAD(P)-dependent oxidoreductase, with product MQSPSNALASYPSLRDQRVFVTGGGTGIGAAIVSAFAEQGAKVAFVDVAEQESAALAKHLAAQGHTVWWRTCDVRDVAALQRTIAQAEQELGDFSTLVNNVARDDRHTLESVTPEYWDERMAVNQRPAFFAIQSVVPGMRRLGGGSIINLGSTGWQTKGSAYPCYAVAKSSANGLTRGLADSLGADRIRVNTVSPGWVMTERQIKLWLNAEGEAEIKRNQCLPDKLQPSDVARMVLFLASADGAMCSAQEFKVDAGWS from the coding sequence ATGCAGTCCCCCTCAAATGCCTTGGCAAGTTACCCCAGTTTGCGCGACCAGCGCGTGTTTGTCACCGGTGGCGGCACCGGTATTGGTGCCGCCATCGTGTCGGCATTTGCCGAGCAGGGTGCCAAGGTGGCCTTTGTCGATGTGGCCGAGCAAGAAAGCGCCGCACTCGCGAAGCACCTAGCCGCGCAGGGCCATACCGTCTGGTGGCGCACCTGTGATGTGCGTGACGTGGCGGCCCTGCAGCGCACCATCGCGCAGGCCGAGCAGGAACTGGGCGATTTTTCCACGCTGGTCAACAACGTGGCGCGCGACGATCGCCACACGCTGGAGTCGGTCACGCCCGAGTACTGGGATGAGCGCATGGCGGTGAATCAGCGCCCAGCCTTTTTTGCCATCCAATCCGTCGTGCCTGGCATGCGGCGCCTGGGCGGTGGTTCCATCATCAACCTGGGTTCCACTGGCTGGCAGACCAAGGGCAGCGCGTATCCCTGTTATGCGGTGGCCAAATCGTCGGCCAATGGGCTCACACGTGGGCTGGCAGACAGCTTGGGTGCAGACCGCATCCGGGTGAACACCGTGTCTCCGGGTTGGGTGATGACCGAGCGCCAGATCAAGCTCTGGCTGAATGCCGAAGGGGAGGCCGAGATCAAGCGCAACCAATGCCTGCCTGACAAACTGCAGCCATCGGATGTGGCGCGCATGGTGTTGTTCCTTGCCTCAGCGGATGGCGCGATGTGCTCCGCGCAGGAATTCAAAGTGGACGCCGGCTGGTCCTGA
- a CDS encoding IlvD/Edd family dehydratase produces the protein MDSKKPPFRRSQGWFGKQDRDGFMHRSWIKNQGYPHDEFDGRPVIGICNTWSELTPCNGHFRELAEFVKRGVYEAGGFPLEFPVMSLGETQLRPTAMLFRNLASMDVEESIRGNPIDGVVLLMGCDKTTPSLMMGAASCDLPTIGVSGGPMLNGKFRGTDVGSGTGVWQMSEMVRAGQMTMEEFTSCEADMHRSSGTCMTMGTASTMASMVEALGISLPENAAIPAPDNRRKRLAQLSGRRIVEMVKQDIKMSHILTREAFENAIRTNAAIGGSTNAVIHLIAIAGRLGVKLSLEDWDKLGAQVPCVLNLQPSGKYLMEDFCYAGGLPAVMREILPLLHGDCMTVNGKTIHENVANAPCYNREVIKTPDVPFMKDAGIAVLRGNLAPNGAVIKPSAASAHLLQHRGRAVVFENIEDFHARIDNEDLDIDEHCVMVLKNCGPKGYPGMAEVGNMPLPPKVLRKGITDMVRISDGRMSGTAYGTVVLHTSPEAAAGGPLAVVQDGDMIELDVAGRRLHLEVSEEELARRLTNWKPPTPPKRGYQKIYVEHVQQAHLGADMDFLVGGSGADVPRESH, from the coding sequence ATGGATTCCAAAAAACCCCCATTCCGCCGCAGCCAGGGCTGGTTCGGCAAGCAGGACCGCGATGGTTTCATGCACCGAAGCTGGATCAAGAACCAGGGCTACCCGCACGACGAGTTCGATGGCCGCCCGGTCATCGGCATCTGCAACACCTGGAGCGAGCTGACCCCCTGCAATGGCCACTTTCGCGAACTGGCGGAATTTGTCAAACGCGGCGTTTACGAGGCCGGCGGCTTCCCGCTCGAATTCCCCGTGATGTCATTGGGCGAAACCCAGTTGCGCCCCACTGCCATGCTGTTCCGCAACCTGGCGTCCATGGACGTGGAAGAAAGCATCCGCGGCAACCCCATTGACGGCGTGGTGCTGCTGATGGGCTGCGACAAGACCACCCCCTCACTGATGATGGGCGCGGCCAGCTGTGACCTGCCCACCATCGGTGTGTCCGGCGGCCCCATGCTCAACGGCAAGTTCCGCGGCACCGACGTGGGCTCGGGCACCGGCGTGTGGCAGATGAGCGAAATGGTGCGCGCAGGCCAGATGACCATGGAAGAGTTCACCTCCTGCGAAGCCGACATGCACCGCTCCAGCGGCACCTGCATGACCATGGGCACCGCCTCCACCATGGCCAGCATGGTCGAAGCGCTGGGCATCTCGCTGCCTGAAAACGCGGCCATTCCCGCACCCGACAACCGGCGCAAGCGCCTGGCGCAGCTGAGCGGGCGGCGCATTGTGGAGATGGTCAAACAAGACATCAAGATGTCCCATATCCTCACGCGCGAAGCATTCGAAAACGCCATCCGCACCAATGCCGCCATCGGCGGCTCCACCAACGCGGTGATCCACCTGATCGCGATTGCAGGGCGCCTGGGCGTGAAACTGTCGCTGGAAGATTGGGACAAGCTGGGCGCCCAAGTGCCTTGCGTGCTGAACCTGCAACCCTCGGGCAAGTACCTGATGGAAGACTTCTGCTACGCCGGCGGCCTGCCCGCCGTGATGCGCGAAATCTTGCCGCTGCTGCATGGTGACTGCATGACCGTGAACGGCAAGACCATCCACGAGAACGTGGCCAATGCCCCCTGCTACAACCGGGAAGTCATCAAAACACCGGACGTTCCGTTCATGAAGGACGCCGGCATTGCCGTGCTGCGCGGCAACCTGGCGCCTAACGGCGCGGTGATCAAACCGTCTGCCGCGTCGGCCCACCTGCTGCAGCACCGCGGCCGCGCCGTGGTGTTCGAGAATATCGAGGACTTCCATGCCCGCATCGACAACGAAGACCTCGACATCGACGAGCACTGCGTGATGGTGCTGAAAAACTGTGGCCCCAAAGGCTACCCCGGCATGGCCGAGGTCGGCAATATGCCGTTGCCGCCCAAGGTGCTGCGCAAAGGCATTACCGACATGGTGCGCATCAGCGACGGCCGCATGAGCGGCACCGCCTACGGCACCGTGGTGCTGCACACCAGCCCCGAAGCCGCCGCCGGAGGTCCGCTGGCAGTGGTGCAGGACGGCGACATGATCGAGCTGGACGTGGCTGGCCGCCGCCTGCATTTGGAAGTGTCCGAAGAAGAACTGGCCCGCCGCCTGACAAACTGGAAGCCACCGACACCACCCAAACGCGGCTACCAGAAGATCTACGTGGAACATGTGCAACAGGCCCACCTGGGTGCGGACATGGACTTCCTGGTCGGCGGCAGTGGCGCTGACGTGCCACGCGAGTCGCACTGA
- a CDS encoding SMP-30/gluconolactonase/LRE family protein — MVAVPRILGTPQCVWAAGAVLGEGTLWSARHQAMYWVDILGRRLHRYHPATRARDSWAFDEEISAVAERAAAPELLITLRRGFAFFNTDTGTLQPLHQPEPEREGNRFNDGKCDAQGRFWGGTMDFACAAPTGALYRLDGALQCSRQDDGYAVTNGPTWSLDGRTLYFNDTVQSRIHAFDMDPATGALSNKRLWLEFAKGDGFPDGMTTDAAGRLWIAHWGASCVSCHDPVSGAELARVLLPTSHITNCAFGGPDLKTLYISSASSGLSAEQLASQPLAGGLFCVEVDSPGLSAGVFAG; from the coding sequence GTGGTTGCCGTTCCCCGGATCTTGGGCACACCGCAATGTGTGTGGGCCGCGGGCGCGGTGCTGGGCGAAGGGACGCTGTGGTCGGCGCGGCACCAAGCGATGTACTGGGTCGACATCCTGGGGCGGCGCCTGCACCGCTACCACCCGGCCACACGGGCACGCGACAGTTGGGCGTTCGACGAAGAAATTTCCGCGGTGGCCGAGCGCGCTGCGGCCCCCGAGCTGCTCATCACGCTGCGCCGCGGCTTTGCCTTCTTCAACACCGACACCGGCACGCTGCAACCCCTGCACCAGCCCGAACCCGAACGCGAAGGCAACCGCTTCAACGACGGCAAATGCGACGCGCAAGGCCGCTTTTGGGGCGGCACCATGGACTTTGCCTGCGCCGCCCCCACCGGCGCGCTGTACCGACTGGACGGTGCATTACAGTGCAGCCGCCAGGACGATGGCTATGCGGTCACCAATGGACCGACCTGGTCGCTGGACGGCCGCACGCTGTATTTCAACGACACCGTGCAATCACGCATCCACGCCTTTGACATGGACCCGGCCACAGGCGCTCTGTCCAACAAACGCCTGTGGCTGGAGTTCGCCAAGGGCGACGGTTTTCCCGACGGCATGACCACCGACGCCGCAGGGCGCCTGTGGATCGCCCACTGGGGCGCAAGCTGTGTGAGCTGCCACGACCCGGTGAGCGGCGCCGAGCTGGCCCGCGTGTTGCTGCCCACCAGCCACATCACCAACTGCGCGTTTGGCGGGCCGGACCTGAAAACCCTGTACATCAGCAGCGCCAGCAGCGGCCTGAGCGCCGAACAACTCGCCAGCCAGCCACTGGCGGGTGGTCTGTTCTGCGTGGAGGTGGACAGCCCGGGGTTGTCGGCCGGGGTGTTTGCTGGCTGA